In Papaver somniferum cultivar HN1 chromosome 1, ASM357369v1, whole genome shotgun sequence, a genomic segment contains:
- the LOC113303247 gene encoding pentatricopeptide repeat-containing protein At4g04370-like: MNNLKSHLPSSLPTNTKACNKIINLLSSAGSHLDVLKTYSSMLTNKISPDSYTFPSLLKACTYLGLFSRGLSVHQHALVTGSSDSYVSSSLVNFYSKFGDTYNARHVFDAMTERNVVSWSAIIGCYSRAGDIDMACYLYNEMKKEGIQPNSVTMLGLLTGVSELRLLYCVHSCVIQSGVDCDVAVVTSLLNLYGKFGRTKIAQKLFDLMSHKDIVSWYTLVSVFSQNGNLRGSVELLNKMRMEGIEPNQQMFGSVLSVVANGYNLELGKLVHGQIITAGFDLVVNVETTLIVMYLRCGVIGDAFRLFDRISDKDMILWTSMISGLVQNDKADEALNIFYRMLKSGETPSSTTIASSLAACAQLCDLQHGRSIHGYILRQRMHADIAVQNSLINMYAKCDHLEQSCVIFERTCDRDVVSWNAIVSGYAQEGNVNKAFSLFNEMRMADQTPDAITVASLLQACATLGALQQGKWIHNFLIRNGVGPCISIDTALIDMYSKCGVIATAHRCFDMMPEQDMVSWSTIITAYGSHGKGETALKMYSKFLDSGIEPSHVTFLSVLSACSHAGLVTEGLKIFRSMKEDYKVEPKLEHRTCIVDLLSRAGRLQEAYSFLTTMFPKPTIHVLSILLNACRTYGNTNLGNVVAREIKSLKPENAENYVQLAHCYASMSRWDGVRDAWIQMRTLGLKKMPGWSSIELHGTRTTFFVDHSSHAQYEEITLMLKTVGTEMQLKDENFQNYI; the protein is encoded by the coding sequence ATGAATAACCTTAAATCTCACTTACCTAGTTCTCTTCCTACAAACACTAAAGCATGTAACAAGATTATCAACCTCCTCTCATCCGCAGGATCACATTTAGATGTCCTTAAAACATACTCATCCATGCTCACAAACAAAATCTCTCCCGATTCCTACACATTCCCTAGTTTGCTCAAAGCTTGCACTTATCTCGGCTTATTTTCTCGTGGACTTTCAGTTCACCAGCACGCACTCGTTACTGGGTCTTCAGATTCCTACGTCTCCTCTTCTCTTGTTAACTTTTATTCAAAATTTGGTGATACTTATAACGCTCGTCATGTTTTCGATGCAATGACTGAAAGAAATGTCGTTTCTTGGTCTGCTATTATCGGATGTTATTCGCGTGCAGGAGATATTGATATGGCCTGTTATCTGTATAATGAGATGAAGAAAGAGGGGATTCAACCTAATTCGGTTACCATGTTGGGTTTGCTCACGGGAGTGTCTGAACTTCGACTTCTGTATTGTGTTCATTCTTGTGTCATTCAATCAGGGGTTGATTGTGATGTTGCTGTGGTGACTTCTCTGTTGAACTTGTATGGTAAATTTGGGAGAACCAAGATTGCTCAAAAATTGTTCGACTTGATGAGTCATAAAGACATTGTTTCATGGTATACTTTGGTTTCTGTTTTTTCCCAAAACGGGAATTTGAGGGGATCAGTGGAGTTACTGAACAAAATGAGGATGGAAGGGATAGAACCTAACCAACAGATGTTTGGGTCTGTGTTATCTGTGGTCGCAAATGGTTATAACCTGGAACTGGGTAAGTTAGTTCATGGGCAAATTATAACAGCCGGATTTGATTTAGTTGTGAAtgttgaaaccactcttatagtCATGTACTTGAGATGTGGAGTCATAGGTGATGCTTTTCGATTGTTTGATAGAATCAGTGATAAAGATATGATTTTGTGGACATCCATGATCTCTGGACTAGTTCAAAACGATAAAGCAGATGAAGCACTCAATATTTTCTATCGAATGTTAAAATCAGGAGAGACGCCATCTTCAACTACCATAGCTTCTTCCCTTGCAGCTTGTGCACAATTATGCGACTTACAACATGGTAGATCTATTCATGGTTACATTTTAAGGCAAAGAATGCATGCTGACATAGCTGTCCAGAATTCCCTTATAAATATGTATGCAAAGTGTGATCATCTAGAGCAAAGTTGTGTTATTTTTGAAAGAACGTGTGATAGGGATGTGGTCTCGTGGAATGCCATTGTTTCAGGGTATGCTCAGGAAGGCAATGTAAATAAGGCTTTCTCCCTTTTCAATGAAATGAGAATGGCTGACCAGACACCTGATGCCATTACAGTTGCGTCTCTCCTTCAAGCTTGTGCTACCCTTGGAGCACTTCAACAAGGTAAATGGATCCATAATTTCTTGATTAGAAATGGAGTTGGGCCATGCATATCCATTGACACTGCATTAATCGATATGTACTCAAAATGTGGAGTTATAGCTACAGCACATAGGTGTTTCGATATGATGCCAGAACAAGATATGGTTTCGTGGAGCACAATCATCACAGCTTATGGTAGTCACGGCAAGGGAGAAACAGCTTTGAAGATGTATTCAAAGTTTTTGGATTCTGGCATCGAGCCAAGTCATGTTACATTCCTGTCTGTTTTATCCGCGTGCAGTCATGCAGGACTTGTAACTGAAGGTTTAAAGATTTTCAGGAGTATGAAAGAAGATTATAAAGTTGAGCCAAAGCTTGAACATCGGACATGCATTGTTGATCTCCTTAGCCGAGCTGGCCGGTTACAAGAGGCCTATAGTTTTCTGACAACAATGTTTCCAAAGCCAACCATCCATGTACTAAGTATACTACTTAATGCTTGTCGGACTTATGGAAATACAAATCTGGGGAATGTTGTTGCTAGAGAAATAAAGTCTCTCAAACCTGAGAATGCTGAAAATTATGTGCAACTCGCACATTGCTATGCTTCCATGAGCAGATGGGATGGGGTCAGGGACGCTTGGATACAAATGAGAACCCTAGGACTAAAGAAGATGCCAGGTTGGAGTTCTATTGAATTACACGGAACCAGAACAACATTCTTTGTAGATCACAGTTCACATGCTCAGTATGAGGAAATCACATTGATGTTAAAAACCGTGGGCACGGAAATGCAACTCAAAGacgaaaatttccaaaattatATCTGA
- the LOC113303204 gene encoding splicing factor, suppressor of white-apricot homolog isoform X2 yields MYHDQGFVQPPTEKLHQIMARTALFVSKHGGQSEIVLRVKQGDNPTFGFLMPDHQLHAYFRFLVDHPEILKSEVDSKPQDEDKKTEQNHIADVSGGALSLLGSVYESGEEEDDDSLQDADKSNEDKSADSSVVRGSTHSHVSERVEDSPNLAGKDVGANDRPFPSVKEAALSSKKNRSLSLVPGGKKMDGGAPGSSSTTLEKPVTAKIKPVIVDPPSDMKRTMDKLIEFIVKNGKEFEAVLIEQDAKNGRFPFLLPSNLYHPYYLNILQEAQESKQSGKISSNHQKIDSSAQDGGKKAALSKKNDIGSSNHDLPYDSEKKEKFKMVISGRKKDVQDPPPKPAQEQLEVTIDAEAAAAILQVATRGVRNPRLDMFPKKSLDDSSSALSGDIEPNSSFGSFSFSSRARSSTPNPVSDARRPSTSLPVDLPRSQSGRSGEKTTFVSVAKAIAKTAAVAAAAEADSSEACLTKEQKQKAERLKRAKMFAAMIKGGAAPRLSAEPPDSVNSGLQGSGIKASSFDGPSQSVDSADILVTEELVSREREGSSIPADGDAVGDIDKFKRYDRSDDYKEKQLRKKHHYRSRRLDEDDKDDDDEREHKHSRKKHRSSRHSSHRDRDEHGHRKRHSSKDRESRHRQKHHSSSEDEQRHRKRSHRHRRESHSERKGDYEEGEISNGDSAKRDAYTDLLDDRVEKSSPLVVNAQPSETTEIPNDLRAKVRAMLLAIQ; encoded by the exons ATGTATCATGACCAAGGGTTCGTGCAG CCTCCTACAGAAAAATTACACCAGATCATGGCAAGGACTGCGCTTTTTGTCAGCAAACATGGAGGACAATCAGAAATTGTCTTGAGAGTGAAACAGGGTGATAATCCAACATTTGGGTTCTTAATGCCTGATCATCAACTCCATGCATACTTCAGATTCCTTGTTGATCACCCAGAAATTCTGAAGTCTGAAGTGGATAGCAAACCACAAGATGAAGATAAGAAGACCGAGCAGAATCATATAGCCGATGTATCTGGCGGGGCATTATCCTTGCTTGGGTCTGTGTATGAATCAGGggaggaggaggatgatgatTCACTTCAGGATGCCGATAAATCTAATGAAGATAAATCTGCTGATTCCTCCGTTGTTAGAGGCTCAACTCATTCTCACGTATCAGAACGAGTGGAAGATTCACCAAATCTGGCTGGGAAAGATGTCGGAGCTAATGACCGTCCCTTTCCTTCGGTGAAAGAAGCAGCTCTTTCTTCCAAAAAAAACCGTTCCCTGAGTTTAGTTCCTGGTGGTAAGAAAATGGATGGTGGTGCACCGGGTTCAAGTTCTACTACTTTGGAAAAACCAGTCACTGCGAAGATCAAACCTGTGATTGTGGACCCTCCATCTGATATGAAGAGAACAATGGATAAACTAATCGAGTTCATTGTAAAGAATGGGAAAGAATTTGAAGCAGTACTGATAGAGCAAGATGCTAAAAATGGGAGATTTCCATTTCTTCTGCCGTCCAACCTTTATCACCCATATTACCTAAACATTCTTCAAGAAGCTCAGGAG TCAAAACAATCTGGAAAAATCTCTTCTAATCATCAAAAGATAGATTCAAGTGCACAAGACGGTGGTAAGAAAGCTGCTCTCTCCAAAAAGAATGATATCGGTTCTTCAAATCATGATCTACCATATGACTCTGAGAAGAAAGAAAAGTTTAAGATGGTAATCAGTGGTCGAAAGAAGGATGTTCAGGATCCCCCTCCCAAACCTGCACAAGAACAGCTTGAAGTGACGATAGATGCAGAAGCTGCTGCAGCTATTCTTCAGGTAGCTACAAGAGGCGTGAGGAATCCAAGACTAGATATGTTTCCTAAGAAATCATTAGATGATTCCAGTTCAGCCCTTAGCGGTGATATTGAACCGAACTCAAGCTTCGGtagtttttcattttcttctcgagCTCGGAGTTCCACTCCAAACCCTGTGTCTGATGCACGGAGACCCAGTACTTCACTACCTGTTGATTTGCCGAGATCTCAGTCAGGAAGGAGTGGGGAGAAAACCACTTTTGTTTCAGTTGCCAAGGCAATTGCAAAAACAGCAGCTGTTGCAGCTGCCGCTGAAGCAGATTCTTCTGAAGCGTGCTTAACTAAAGAGCAAAAGCAGAAAGCAGAGAGACTGAAGCGGGCGAAGATGTTTGCGGCTATGATTAAGGGTGGTGCAGCACCACGTTTATCTGCAGAACCACCTGATTCTGTGAATTCAGGTTTGCAGGGTTCTGGAATTAAGGCTTCTTCATTTGATGGACCTTCTCAAAGTGTTGACAGTGCGGATATTTTGGTCACAGAGGAGCTGGTGagcagagaaagagaaggaagttcaaTACCTGCTGATGGTGATGCCGTTGGGGATATAGACAAGTTCAAAAGGTATGATCGTAGTGATGATTATAAAGAAAAACAATTAAGAAAGAAGCACCACTATAGATCTAGAAGGCTGGATGAAGACGACAAGGATGACGATGATGAAAGAGAACATAAACATTCGAGGAAGAAGCACCGTTCTTCTCGTCATTCTTCACACCGTGATAGAGATGAGCACGGTCATAGAAAAAGACATTCTTCTAAAGATAGGGAATCTCGGCATAGACAGAAGCACCACAGTTCTTCTGAAGATGAGCAGCGGCACCGAAAGAGGTCCCACAGGCACAGAAGGGAATCCCACTCGGAAAGAAAGGGAGACTATGAGGAAGGGGAAATCAGTAACGGTGATAGTGCTAAAAGAGATGCTTACACAGATCTATTAGATGACCGTGTCGAAAAATCTTCTCCGTTAGTAGTGAATGCCCAGCCTTCTGAAACAACAGAAATTCCTAATGATCTCAGAGCAAAAGTTCGAGCCATGTTGCTCGCTATCCAGTGA
- the LOC113303204 gene encoding splicing factor, suppressor of white-apricot homolog isoform X1: MEVVGRHALLFDDDSAATFVNSQEALVEWNSLLIDRYDVRHLLHTPPPLLKRRRQTPTDESEIDHERYLDLLQPQSDDLLSLQQESNSGEGQGAGGTYSAVGFSYGNSDVSADQKNSDSVVGDYGFRPPFPVPENLLQSLPPTEKLHQIMARTALFVSKHGGQSEIVLRVKQGDNPTFGFLMPDHQLHAYFRFLVDHPEILKSEVDSKPQDEDKKTEQNHIADVSGGALSLLGSVYESGEEEDDDSLQDADKSNEDKSADSSVVRGSTHSHVSERVEDSPNLAGKDVGANDRPFPSVKEAALSSKKNRSLSLVPGGKKMDGGAPGSSSTTLEKPVTAKIKPVIVDPPSDMKRTMDKLIEFIVKNGKEFEAVLIEQDAKNGRFPFLLPSNLYHPYYLNILQEAQESKQSGKISSNHQKIDSSAQDGGKKAALSKKNDIGSSNHDLPYDSEKKEKFKMVISGRKKDVQDPPPKPAQEQLEVTIDAEAAAAILQVATRGVRNPRLDMFPKKSLDDSSSALSGDIEPNSSFGSFSFSSRARSSTPNPVSDARRPSTSLPVDLPRSQSGRSGEKTTFVSVAKAIAKTAAVAAAAEADSSEACLTKEQKQKAERLKRAKMFAAMIKGGAAPRLSAEPPDSVNSGLQGSGIKASSFDGPSQSVDSADILVTEELVSREREGSSIPADGDAVGDIDKFKRYDRSDDYKEKQLRKKHHYRSRRLDEDDKDDDDEREHKHSRKKHRSSRHSSHRDRDEHGHRKRHSSKDRESRHRQKHHSSSEDEQRHRKRSHRHRRESHSERKGDYEEGEISNGDSAKRDAYTDLLDDRVEKSSPLVVNAQPSETTEIPNDLRAKVRAMLLAIQ; encoded by the exons ATGGAGGTAGTTGGACGACATGCTTTACTGTTCGATGATGATTCAGCTGCGACATTTGTGAATTCACAAGAAGCCCTAGTTGAATGGAATTCACTGTTGATAGACAGATACGATGTTCGTCATCTCCTGCATACACCTCCTCCTCTCCTCAAGAGACGTCGTCAGACTCCAACAGATGAATCTGAAATTGATCATGAACGTTATCTTGATCTTCTACAACCTCAATCTGATGATTTATTATCCCTTCAACAAG AATCGAACAGTGGGGAAGGGCAAGGAGCTGGAGGTACTTACAGTGCTGTTGGATTTTCATATGGAAACTCTGATGTTTCTGCGGACCAAAAGAACTCCGATAGCGTGGTGGGAGATTATGGTTTTCGTCCACCTTTTCCGGTGCCAGAAAACCTACTTCAAAGCCTA CCTCCTACAGAAAAATTACACCAGATCATGGCAAGGACTGCGCTTTTTGTCAGCAAACATGGAGGACAATCAGAAATTGTCTTGAGAGTGAAACAGGGTGATAATCCAACATTTGGGTTCTTAATGCCTGATCATCAACTCCATGCATACTTCAGATTCCTTGTTGATCACCCAGAAATTCTGAAGTCTGAAGTGGATAGCAAACCACAAGATGAAGATAAGAAGACCGAGCAGAATCATATAGCCGATGTATCTGGCGGGGCATTATCCTTGCTTGGGTCTGTGTATGAATCAGGggaggaggaggatgatgatTCACTTCAGGATGCCGATAAATCTAATGAAGATAAATCTGCTGATTCCTCCGTTGTTAGAGGCTCAACTCATTCTCACGTATCAGAACGAGTGGAAGATTCACCAAATCTGGCTGGGAAAGATGTCGGAGCTAATGACCGTCCCTTTCCTTCGGTGAAAGAAGCAGCTCTTTCTTCCAAAAAAAACCGTTCCCTGAGTTTAGTTCCTGGTGGTAAGAAAATGGATGGTGGTGCACCGGGTTCAAGTTCTACTACTTTGGAAAAACCAGTCACTGCGAAGATCAAACCTGTGATTGTGGACCCTCCATCTGATATGAAGAGAACAATGGATAAACTAATCGAGTTCATTGTAAAGAATGGGAAAGAATTTGAAGCAGTACTGATAGAGCAAGATGCTAAAAATGGGAGATTTCCATTTCTTCTGCCGTCCAACCTTTATCACCCATATTACCTAAACATTCTTCAAGAAGCTCAGGAG TCAAAACAATCTGGAAAAATCTCTTCTAATCATCAAAAGATAGATTCAAGTGCACAAGACGGTGGTAAGAAAGCTGCTCTCTCCAAAAAGAATGATATCGGTTCTTCAAATCATGATCTACCATATGACTCTGAGAAGAAAGAAAAGTTTAAGATGGTAATCAGTGGTCGAAAGAAGGATGTTCAGGATCCCCCTCCCAAACCTGCACAAGAACAGCTTGAAGTGACGATAGATGCAGAAGCTGCTGCAGCTATTCTTCAGGTAGCTACAAGAGGCGTGAGGAATCCAAGACTAGATATGTTTCCTAAGAAATCATTAGATGATTCCAGTTCAGCCCTTAGCGGTGATATTGAACCGAACTCAAGCTTCGGtagtttttcattttcttctcgagCTCGGAGTTCCACTCCAAACCCTGTGTCTGATGCACGGAGACCCAGTACTTCACTACCTGTTGATTTGCCGAGATCTCAGTCAGGAAGGAGTGGGGAGAAAACCACTTTTGTTTCAGTTGCCAAGGCAATTGCAAAAACAGCAGCTGTTGCAGCTGCCGCTGAAGCAGATTCTTCTGAAGCGTGCTTAACTAAAGAGCAAAAGCAGAAAGCAGAGAGACTGAAGCGGGCGAAGATGTTTGCGGCTATGATTAAGGGTGGTGCAGCACCACGTTTATCTGCAGAACCACCTGATTCTGTGAATTCAGGTTTGCAGGGTTCTGGAATTAAGGCTTCTTCATTTGATGGACCTTCTCAAAGTGTTGACAGTGCGGATATTTTGGTCACAGAGGAGCTGGTGagcagagaaagagaaggaagttcaaTACCTGCTGATGGTGATGCCGTTGGGGATATAGACAAGTTCAAAAGGTATGATCGTAGTGATGATTATAAAGAAAAACAATTAAGAAAGAAGCACCACTATAGATCTAGAAGGCTGGATGAAGACGACAAGGATGACGATGATGAAAGAGAACATAAACATTCGAGGAAGAAGCACCGTTCTTCTCGTCATTCTTCACACCGTGATAGAGATGAGCACGGTCATAGAAAAAGACATTCTTCTAAAGATAGGGAATCTCGGCATAGACAGAAGCACCACAGTTCTTCTGAAGATGAGCAGCGGCACCGAAAGAGGTCCCACAGGCACAGAAGGGAATCCCACTCGGAAAGAAAGGGAGACTATGAGGAAGGGGAAATCAGTAACGGTGATAGTGCTAAAAGAGATGCTTACACAGATCTATTAGATGACCGTGTCGAAAAATCTTCTCCGTTAGTAGTGAATGCCCAGCCTTCTGAAACAACAGAAATTCCTAATGATCTCAGAGCAAAAGTTCGAGCCATGTTGCTCGCTATCCAGTGA
- the LOC113303204 gene encoding splicing factor, suppressor of white-apricot homolog isoform X3, with translation MARTALFVSKHGGQSEIVLRVKQGDNPTFGFLMPDHQLHAYFRFLVDHPEILKSEVDSKPQDEDKKTEQNHIADVSGGALSLLGSVYESGEEEDDDSLQDADKSNEDKSADSSVVRGSTHSHVSERVEDSPNLAGKDVGANDRPFPSVKEAALSSKKNRSLSLVPGGKKMDGGAPGSSSTTLEKPVTAKIKPVIVDPPSDMKRTMDKLIEFIVKNGKEFEAVLIEQDAKNGRFPFLLPSNLYHPYYLNILQEAQESKQSGKISSNHQKIDSSAQDGGKKAALSKKNDIGSSNHDLPYDSEKKEKFKMVISGRKKDVQDPPPKPAQEQLEVTIDAEAAAAILQVATRGVRNPRLDMFPKKSLDDSSSALSGDIEPNSSFGSFSFSSRARSSTPNPVSDARRPSTSLPVDLPRSQSGRSGEKTTFVSVAKAIAKTAAVAAAAEADSSEACLTKEQKQKAERLKRAKMFAAMIKGGAAPRLSAEPPDSVNSGLQGSGIKASSFDGPSQSVDSADILVTEELVSREREGSSIPADGDAVGDIDKFKRYDRSDDYKEKQLRKKHHYRSRRLDEDDKDDDDEREHKHSRKKHRSSRHSSHRDRDEHGHRKRHSSKDRESRHRQKHHSSSEDEQRHRKRSHRHRRESHSERKGDYEEGEISNGDSAKRDAYTDLLDDRVEKSSPLVVNAQPSETTEIPNDLRAKVRAMLLAIQ, from the exons ATGGCAAGGACTGCGCTTTTTGTCAGCAAACATGGAGGACAATCAGAAATTGTCTTGAGAGTGAAACAGGGTGATAATCCAACATTTGGGTTCTTAATGCCTGATCATCAACTCCATGCATACTTCAGATTCCTTGTTGATCACCCAGAAATTCTGAAGTCTGAAGTGGATAGCAAACCACAAGATGAAGATAAGAAGACCGAGCAGAATCATATAGCCGATGTATCTGGCGGGGCATTATCCTTGCTTGGGTCTGTGTATGAATCAGGggaggaggaggatgatgatTCACTTCAGGATGCCGATAAATCTAATGAAGATAAATCTGCTGATTCCTCCGTTGTTAGAGGCTCAACTCATTCTCACGTATCAGAACGAGTGGAAGATTCACCAAATCTGGCTGGGAAAGATGTCGGAGCTAATGACCGTCCCTTTCCTTCGGTGAAAGAAGCAGCTCTTTCTTCCAAAAAAAACCGTTCCCTGAGTTTAGTTCCTGGTGGTAAGAAAATGGATGGTGGTGCACCGGGTTCAAGTTCTACTACTTTGGAAAAACCAGTCACTGCGAAGATCAAACCTGTGATTGTGGACCCTCCATCTGATATGAAGAGAACAATGGATAAACTAATCGAGTTCATTGTAAAGAATGGGAAAGAATTTGAAGCAGTACTGATAGAGCAAGATGCTAAAAATGGGAGATTTCCATTTCTTCTGCCGTCCAACCTTTATCACCCATATTACCTAAACATTCTTCAAGAAGCTCAGGAG TCAAAACAATCTGGAAAAATCTCTTCTAATCATCAAAAGATAGATTCAAGTGCACAAGACGGTGGTAAGAAAGCTGCTCTCTCCAAAAAGAATGATATCGGTTCTTCAAATCATGATCTACCATATGACTCTGAGAAGAAAGAAAAGTTTAAGATGGTAATCAGTGGTCGAAAGAAGGATGTTCAGGATCCCCCTCCCAAACCTGCACAAGAACAGCTTGAAGTGACGATAGATGCAGAAGCTGCTGCAGCTATTCTTCAGGTAGCTACAAGAGGCGTGAGGAATCCAAGACTAGATATGTTTCCTAAGAAATCATTAGATGATTCCAGTTCAGCCCTTAGCGGTGATATTGAACCGAACTCAAGCTTCGGtagtttttcattttcttctcgagCTCGGAGTTCCACTCCAAACCCTGTGTCTGATGCACGGAGACCCAGTACTTCACTACCTGTTGATTTGCCGAGATCTCAGTCAGGAAGGAGTGGGGAGAAAACCACTTTTGTTTCAGTTGCCAAGGCAATTGCAAAAACAGCAGCTGTTGCAGCTGCCGCTGAAGCAGATTCTTCTGAAGCGTGCTTAACTAAAGAGCAAAAGCAGAAAGCAGAGAGACTGAAGCGGGCGAAGATGTTTGCGGCTATGATTAAGGGTGGTGCAGCACCACGTTTATCTGCAGAACCACCTGATTCTGTGAATTCAGGTTTGCAGGGTTCTGGAATTAAGGCTTCTTCATTTGATGGACCTTCTCAAAGTGTTGACAGTGCGGATATTTTGGTCACAGAGGAGCTGGTGagcagagaaagagaaggaagttcaaTACCTGCTGATGGTGATGCCGTTGGGGATATAGACAAGTTCAAAAGGTATGATCGTAGTGATGATTATAAAGAAAAACAATTAAGAAAGAAGCACCACTATAGATCTAGAAGGCTGGATGAAGACGACAAGGATGACGATGATGAAAGAGAACATAAACATTCGAGGAAGAAGCACCGTTCTTCTCGTCATTCTTCACACCGTGATAGAGATGAGCACGGTCATAGAAAAAGACATTCTTCTAAAGATAGGGAATCTCGGCATAGACAGAAGCACCACAGTTCTTCTGAAGATGAGCAGCGGCACCGAAAGAGGTCCCACAGGCACAGAAGGGAATCCCACTCGGAAAGAAAGGGAGACTATGAGGAAGGGGAAATCAGTAACGGTGATAGTGCTAAAAGAGATGCTTACACAGATCTATTAGATGACCGTGTCGAAAAATCTTCTCCGTTAGTAGTGAATGCCCAGCCTTCTGAAACAACAGAAATTCCTAATGATCTCAGAGCAAAAGTTCGAGCCATGTTGCTCGCTATCCAGTGA
- the LOC113303257 gene encoding uncharacterized protein LOC113303257: MCTSVTPDFKKVQIQRDDLSFDAYVVGKENAPGIVVLQEWWGVDFEIKNHAIKISQLGSGYKALIPDLYRGKVGVDAAEAQHLMDGLDWQGAVKDISASVNWLKANGSKKVGVTGYCMGGALSIASGVLIPEVDAVVAFYGVPPQELADPTQTRAPVQAHFGELDNFVGFSDITAAKALEEKLKSSGLPHEVHIYPGSGHAFMNRSAEGIKRRKEMGLNDEDEAAVDLAWSRFDSWMSQYLSV, translated from the exons ATGTGTACCTCTGTAACCCCTGATTTCAAGAAAGTTCAGATTCAGCGAGACGACCTT AGCTTTGACGCATATGTTGTTGGCAAAGAAAATGCTCCTGGGATAGTGGTACTACAAGAATGGTGGGGTGTTGATTTTGAGATCAAGAACCATGCTATTAAAATTTCCCAGTTGGGTTCGGGTTATAAAGCACTCATTCCGGA CTTATATCGTGGAAAGGTTGGTGTTGATGCTGCAGAAGCTCAGCATTTGATGGATGGTCTTGACTGGCAAGGTGCTGTTAAGGATATCAGTGCCTCAGTTAACTGGCTCAAGGCAAATGGTTCAAAGAAG GTAGGCGTGACAGGATATTGCATGGGCGGAGCTCTCTCCATTGCGAGTGGTGTTTTGATTCCTGAAGTTGACGCTGTTGTTGCGTTTTATGGTGTCCCTCCACAAGAGCTTGCAGACCCTACCCAGACCAGGGCACCTGTGCAGGCACATTTTGGTGAACTTGATAACTTTGTTGGCTTTTCAGACATCACG GCAGCAAAAGCACTGGAAGAGAAACTAAAATCATCTGGCTTGCCTCATGAAGTACACATTTATCCAGGCAGTGGACATGCTTTTATGAACAGATCCGCTGAAGGTATCAAGAGGAGGAAGGAAATGGGTTTGAACGATGAGGATGAAGCAGCGGTAGATCTCGCCTGGTCTCGTTTCGATTCATGGATGAGCCAATACTTGTCTGTATGA